In the Variovorax sp. S12S4 genome, one interval contains:
- a CDS encoding NIF family HAD-type phosphatase, whose product MNSYVLALDLEGTLISNAMSQIPRPGLAEFLDRCAELFPRIVMFTTVKEERFRNIARLLVEERIAPSWFAEMEYITWHGATKDLQFVPA is encoded by the coding sequence ATGAACAGCTACGTCCTTGCTCTCGACCTCGAAGGCACCTTGATCTCAAACGCGATGAGCCAGATACCGCGGCCGGGCTTGGCTGAGTTCCTGGATCGTTGCGCTGAACTCTTTCCCCGCATCGTCATGTTCACCACTGTCAAGGAAGAGCGATTCAGAAACATCGCGCGCTTATTGGTGGAAGAGAGAATCGCGCCCTCCTGGTTTGCGGAGATGGAGTACATCACGTGGCACGGTGCGACGAAAGACCTCCAGTTTGTCCCGGCGTAA